The DNA sequence CCGCGATCTTTATTGACGATTCCGAGGGCGTGTTCATCCAAGGAAATCAAATCGAGGACAGACGTCCCTTGGACGCAGAAGTTGAGATCACCGCAAACACCGATTCGGTAGTTTGGGTAGACGAGTCGAAAAATTAGAAGCTAATCCCTTATGCAGATGATGCCTTTCCTTTCATTCTTATCGAAAATTTCGCTTGGCTTGCTCGGTCTCGTGGCCGTCTCCGTGCCCGCGGTGGCAGAGGAGGGGAATCGCGTCCTCCACGTGCGGGAATTCGGGGCGATCCCCGATGACGGATTGGATGACATGCCCGCGATCAATGAGGCCATCCGGACGGCAACTAGGCTGGGGGCTTCCGAGGTTCGCTTCGACTCGGGGACCTATCGCTTGCAAGAAACGGTGACGGTGGGTGGTTTCGGGCACGACAATTACATGATCGTCGACCATGCGAAGAACATGGCCCTCGTAGGGGAAGTCGACGAAGACGGAAAGCCGACGACCCGGATCGTTCGGGATTACGAATTGAACAATGAGGCCAAGCCGCCGATCCAACTGAGAATCTGGAATTCCGATTCGGTGTCGGTTCGCAACTTCGTCTTTACGAATGATCCCCCAATGGGCTCGACCGCAAAGGTGGTCTCGGTTGACCGGGAAAACGATGTGGTTGTCGTCGAGGTGCTACCCGGGTTGCCGGCGTATGACGGGATGCGCGCTGCCTCCGCCCATGCGTGGAATCTGGAAACGACGAAGTTGAAACGTTTCGGGAGTACGCCCGGCTCCGCCACTCTGACAATCGGTTTGAACGTGAACGATTATTGGGAAGTGGTCCCGGACTCTGGGGGGCGCCTGCTGAAAATGGAGGGGGCCGGCTTCGCGAACCGCCTCGCAGTGGGCGATGGGGTGAGCTGGCATCATAAGTCCACCGATTCCCATAACCAGATCGAGGTGATGTATTGTCGCGATACGGTTTTCGAAAACGTTTCGCTGCCGAATCTGAGCAACGCGGGAATGTTGGCGGGCTATAATCACAATTTTACCTTGAGAAGAATTCGGTTCGAACCTGAAAACGGAAATCTGGCGGTCGGAGGCCGGGACGGAATTCACCTCAGCAATACCTCTGGAACGGTGCTCGTGGAGGATTCGGTTTTTCGGGGCTTGAGGATGGATCCGTTGGTTCTCCGTAAGAGTTTCGGATTCATCCGGGAGATTGGCGATGACGGATCGATCGTGGTGAAGACGAATCTGCGCACGGCCGCGGAGATTCCATCCGGGGATTCTTTGCGATTCTGGGTGGGAGAGGTGCCCTTCGATCTTACCGTCGAGTCGGCCGAGGATCTCGGCGACAGTCTCTATCGCTATCGATTGGTCGAGGATTTGCCCGACACGGTCAAGAGCGATTCGGTTGTGAGCTTCCAAACCTATTCTCTCGACGAGGCGATCATTCGAAACTGTGTCTTTGCGGGGAATTTCGGCAGTGCCATTGTCAACTTTGTCGAGAATGTGATCATCGAGGACTGTGTCTTCTCCGATAATGCCTATCAGATCAAAATGGGCGCGAATTTTGTTTCCGGTGCGTTCGCCCGAAATGTCATTTTCCGCAATAATCTCTGCGAGGATGTGAGTTGGGTAGACATCGCTCGTCGGGCACAACCGTCAATCCTCATGATTCATTCCCTGAATCGATTCTTCGAGGATCCCCGGTACAACCGGAACATCGAGATCTATGGAAACACTTTTCGGAATCCTGATGGCCCGGACAACGCGGTGGCGATCGATGTCCGCAACGCAACGGATGTCCGGATACACGATAATGTCTACGAGGGGTTTGAGCGGAAGGTGAGCATCGATCCCGAGACGACGGCCGATATTGAGGTGGAGGATTGAGGTAAACCTGCGGCGGGTGCCGGGCCGATCGCCTCCCAATCTGTAGCATCCCGCCGTGAGGCGGATGAGTGTGGGGCACCAGGAGTTGAAGAATACCCGGTCCCTATCGCGTCTCTCCCCCGAGATCGGAGTCTATTCCTGCTTCAAATTCCTGCGGGCAATCTTTGCCCCGCGAGTTTTGGGGTCAGGAATCTCGGAGATTGATGGAAGTGGTGCTGGAGGCGTCGACCCGGACAGGCTCCCGAATCCCGTCGTAGCGGTTGCGGGATATTTCGACATTTCGGGCGGTCATGAGATGAATGCCCACCTCGGAATTTCGGAATGTGTTCTCGGTAATTAGAATATCTCGATTCAGCGGAAGATCGAATCCAGCGGAATGAATCCCCACGCATCCGACCGTGTCGTAGCGCGGATAGAAACCGCAATTATCGAACTCGCATTGTCGAATCAGAACATCGGTCGCATGGCCGCCCTCGGCATGGGTTGGCATCTCTGCGCCCAGAAGAATTCCCGGGTTCATGATGTTTTCGTATCGATTGTTATGGAGAGTGAGGTGGTCATAGCGGACAAGATGGCCCGCCCCGGCGATGTTGGAAAAGCGAGAGTTCCGGCACTGATAGGATTCGGCCTCCCAGCAATTGAAGGCGCAGAGCGTACCGGTTCCGGCGAAATCCGGAAACCCTTCGGTGAACCGGACCCGGTAGAGATAGCCGAGATGTTCGTCTTTTGCTTGGTCTTCCAGTCGTGCCGATTCAACGACGCGTGACTCTGTCCGTGGGCCCCGGTGAAAATCGACGACCGACCCTATCGTGATCGGGGCGTAGGTGTAGCGGCAGAAAAAGAGGGCTTCCCTTTCCCCTTCGAGTTTGCGGAGGGTCGCCCAGTTGGAGTGCATGTTCTGCCCGTCCATTCTTACTCCGCGGACCGATAGCCCGTCGATTGCGATATGTCCCCCGCATTTGAAAATCTTCCACGCGTCTCGCGGTCCGGTGAAGAGTCGGTCTCCGTCGGGGCGAAAGGACACATTTCGCGCGACGATCCCCCGGCAGCTCTCCGTGAGGAAACAAAAACCGTTGCTGTTAGCGGTCCTCAGATTTTCGAAAGAAAGGTTGTCGCAATGTCCAAAATACACCTGAAAATCGGTACGTGCTCCTTGATGCCAGGAGAGGAGGTTTCCGCGTTGGGTCATCTTGGCTGCGCGGGGATCGACCAAGCGGTATTCGTGGGCGCCGATTTTCTTCCAGGTTGATTGGGCGCCGTTTCCATAGCTGATGCTCTCGCCGAGGAGAGTTTCTCCATCCGGGGAGAATTGGTTCGCGCAATAGGCTCCCATTCCGTCCCAGATCGGGCATCCCGTAAATGGACGTACCGTAACCCCGGTGTCGTCGCCTTCGATGACTTCTCCCGCCGAGGTGAATGTCGGAGCCCGCGTAAAGGCAAGATTCTCGATGCGAAGATTTGTGCAGTGTTCACTCCAGAGAATCGCGGGGAGCAGCGGATGGTTCTTTTCCTCGTTCCATCCCACGAGGGTCGTCAGAGGAGTGCCTTGCGCATCCGCGATTCCGGAAAGAGTCAGATTCGGGATCCGTTGCAGGAGAAGATGACACTCTTTCCGGGGAGGAGTGCCGCGGCTGCCCGCGTCGTGTACGATTCCTTCGGTTTCGTGCTCTACGTGGGAGATGAGTCGGTAGTGGCCCTTTTCGAATTGAATCCGCCGGGCACCGATGCGGATCGCCTCTTGGATCGCTTTCCGAATGCCTGCCGCCGAATCGCTATCTCCCGGGTGAGTGAAATCCCGGATGAAGACAGTCGGGCGTTCTTCTCGTGGAGAGGTTGGATTCAATAAAGAGCTTGGGGTCGGTTCCATGCGGATCAAAGGATTTGAGACGGTTTGTCAGATGGCTTAATAATTGCTTTATTAGCAAATATAGTCAACTCGATATTTTTCCTCGAACTGGAGCAATGGCGATCGCTAGGTTCTGTGGAGTCTCTGCAATTATCCTCGTGTCCCTCCCGTTATTTGCTATAGCTAAAAAAGTCATATGGTCGCGTTTCCAAAACAACCGAACAAGAGTTTGATCGATGGCATTCGCTGCCTGCAGGAGGTGCTGAGCCGGACTGAGCCGGTGGGGGTGGCTCAGGTGGCGGCGGAGCTGGATTTGGAGACCACGCGGGTGCACCGGATTCTCCGGACACTGGCGGCGTCCGGGATGCTGCGTTGGACGGAGAAGCGCAAGTACGCTGCCGGACCGGCGGTTCCGGTTCTGGCGACGCAGACGATGCACGCTTCGGGGTTTTACAAAGCGATTGGTCCGATGGCTCGTCTACACGAGGAGCTGAACATGATCACGGCCTTGGGGTTGCTCTGGAACCGTTCGGTTTCTTACTTGTATCACGCGGAGCCCGACGAACCGCTGACCCGAACGATCGGTAGCTTCGATGTTTGGCCGGCAACGGTCTCGGGATTGGGGGTGGCCTTGCTCTCCCTGCAGTCGGATCAGGAGATTCGTGAACTGTATGAGGGCAGGGAGATTCCTTCCTTCGATTCGCTGGAGCACTTGCTCGATACGCTGGCCCAGGTGCGGGAGCAGGGCTACGCTCTTCAAGATCACACCTTGGCCATCACTCTCGACGAAACCTTCCAGGCCGCCATCGGATTCAGCATGCCGGAGGTGAAGGACGACAGCGTTTCGAAATTTCTCCCGCGTCTCTTGAAGTGTCGTGAGGAGATTCTTCTCGAACTAAACGAGTCCTAGATTCGGATTCATTGTTCCCAGAGGCTTTTCAACCCCTCTGCCAGCGGCGCCACTTCTTCTTTGGCGCGGAGAGCGTCAAGCCACTCGGTGGGGATTGAGGAAAACCCGTGCCGAATGCCAGCGATCCCTCCCGCAACACAGGCGGTTGTATCGGTGTCGTTGCCGAAGGAAACGGCGGTGCGAACCACCGACGGGTAGTCGGATTCCTCACACGCGGTGCGGGCACTGCTGAGACAATCGACGACATAGCCTCCACCGTTGGGCGCATTCTCCATCGCTGGGAGGATCTTTCTCTCCAGCTCAATGCGATAGGCATTGTCCTCGCCGTAGAGAAGGCGGAGGGCGTCAACGGCTTCGTCCCAGGGATTTTCGGTTCCATGCAGTTCTCGGATGGCCCAGAGGCAGTACAGGGCGCAGCAGGCCTGGGAGCGATAGTGACGGTGGGTGACGCAGGATTGCTCGTGGGCGCGGAGGACGAGGTCCATCTCGGAACCCTTGTGGGTGAGCACGAGCGGGAGGCAACGCATGAGGGAGCCGTTGCCGTTGTTGCGCTCGCTGCGGAGGCCGGACATCACCGGGGATTTGCCCCGTTGGAGGTTGTCGAGGGCCTGGCCAGTCTGGATGCCGACATCGAAGACAAAATGGTCGACGGCCATGTACCCGCGTTCATACCACGCGAGTAAGCGAAGAGCGAAGTCTCGGAGCCCCCAGTCGGGTCGGTCGAGGAGGGAGGCGAGCAGGCAGAGAGCCTGGGCCCCGTCGTCGGACCAAGTCCCTGGGGGAACTTGCTGGTAGCTGCGGATCCACCCTTTGTGGGGGATCATATGGATCTGCTCTTTCGGGGGCAGCTCCTGGGCTGTCCGGAATTCGTAGGAGACTCCGACGGCATCGCCGACCAGAAGCCCATAAAGTCCTCCTTGGATTCTATCGATAGGTTTGATCACAACTCTGCTGGAATGCATTCATTTCTTTTCGGTATAGCAGGGTTGGGTTCAATAGAGCAGCTCGCGAAGGCGGTAGTCGCCTCCAACGACTAGAAATTCGGATTCTCCTTGAAGAATACTACCGGAAAGGATCTCCCCATGGAAGAAAATCTTCGAAAGGGGGACTTGAGCCTCCCAGACAGTCGATCCGAATTCCCAGGCGCGTTCCCGGTCGGAGGTGAAGGAGCTGAGGTTGTTCAGTCGGGCGGTCAGGACTCGTTTCCGAGAGGGCTCGATGATGTTGTATTCGTCGGGATCGCACGTTCCCCGGTAGAGCGTGAGATGGGTCTCGCCGAGGTGACGACGGGTGAGTTCGTATTGGCAAAACTCGAAGAGGAGGTCGAGTTGAGAGT is a window from the Puniceicoccus vermicola genome containing:
- a CDS encoding right-handed parallel beta-helix repeat-containing protein, yielding MMPFLSFLSKISLGLLGLVAVSVPAVAEEGNRVLHVREFGAIPDDGLDDMPAINEAIRTATRLGASEVRFDSGTYRLQETVTVGGFGHDNYMIVDHAKNMALVGEVDEDGKPTTRIVRDYELNNEAKPPIQLRIWNSDSVSVRNFVFTNDPPMGSTAKVVSVDRENDVVVVEVLPGLPAYDGMRAASAHAWNLETTKLKRFGSTPGSATLTIGLNVNDYWEVVPDSGGRLLKMEGAGFANRLAVGDGVSWHHKSTDSHNQIEVMYCRDTVFENVSLPNLSNAGMLAGYNHNFTLRRIRFEPENGNLAVGGRDGIHLSNTSGTVLVEDSVFRGLRMDPLVLRKSFGFIREIGDDGSIVVKTNLRTAAEIPSGDSLRFWVGEVPFDLTVESAEDLGDSLYRYRLVEDLPDTVKSDSVVSFQTYSLDEAIIRNCVFAGNFGSAIVNFVENVIIEDCVFSDNAYQIKMGANFVSGAFARNVIFRNNLCEDVSWVDIARRAQPSILMIHSLNRFFEDPRYNRNIEIYGNTFRNPDGPDNAVAIDVRNATDVRIHDNVYEGFERKVSIDPETTADIEVED
- a CDS encoding right-handed parallel beta-helix repeat-containing protein; this encodes MEPTPSSLLNPTSPREERPTVFIRDFTHPGDSDSAAGIRKAIQEAIRIGARRIQFEKGHYRLISHVEHETEGIVHDAGSRGTPPRKECHLLLQRIPNLTLSGIADAQGTPLTTLVGWNEEKNHPLLPAILWSEHCTNLRIENLAFTRAPTFTSAGEVIEGDDTGVTVRPFTGCPIWDGMGAYCANQFSPDGETLLGESISYGNGAQSTWKKIGAHEYRLVDPRAAKMTQRGNLLSWHQGARTDFQVYFGHCDNLSFENLRTANSNGFCFLTESCRGIVARNVSFRPDGDRLFTGPRDAWKIFKCGGHIAIDGLSVRGVRMDGQNMHSNWATLRKLEGEREALFFCRYTYAPITIGSVVDFHRGPRTESRVVESARLEDQAKDEHLGYLYRVRFTEGFPDFAGTGTLCAFNCWEAESYQCRNSRFSNIAGAGHLVRYDHLTLHNNRYENIMNPGILLGAEMPTHAEGGHATDVLIRQCEFDNCGFYPRYDTVGCVGIHSAGFDLPLNRDILITENTFRNSEVGIHLMTARNVEISRNRYDGIREPVRVDASSTTSINLRDS
- a CDS encoding IclR family transcriptional regulator, producing the protein MVAFPKQPNKSLIDGIRCLQEVLSRTEPVGVAQVAAELDLETTRVHRILRTLAASGMLRWTEKRKYAAGPAVPVLATQTMHASGFYKAIGPMARLHEELNMITALGLLWNRSVSYLYHAEPDEPLTRTIGSFDVWPATVSGLGVALLSLQSDQEIRELYEGREIPSFDSLEHLLDTLAQVREQGYALQDHTLAITLDETFQAAIGFSMPEVKDDSVSKFLPRLLKCREEILLELNES
- a CDS encoding ADP-ribosylglycohydrolase family protein, which codes for MHSSRVVIKPIDRIQGGLYGLLVGDAVGVSYEFRTAQELPPKEQIHMIPHKGWIRSYQQVPPGTWSDDGAQALCLLASLLDRPDWGLRDFALRLLAWYERGYMAVDHFVFDVGIQTGQALDNLQRGKSPVMSGLRSERNNGNGSLMRCLPLVLTHKGSEMDLVLRAHEQSCVTHRHYRSQACCALYCLWAIRELHGTENPWDEAVDALRLLYGEDNAYRIELERKILPAMENAPNGGGYVVDCLSSARTACEESDYPSVVRTAVSFGNDTDTTACVAGGIAGIRHGFSSIPTEWLDALRAKEEVAPLAEGLKSLWEQ